One genomic region from Streptomyces sp. NBC_01304 encodes:
- a CDS encoding DUF6332 family protein: protein MTTRRRSQAERDEATVEIGFALVSACFLGAVVFAAIVFLFQMPPVAGAAVAGAVALIRVAYVLWRHEERDR from the coding sequence ATGACAACAAGACGACGAAGCCAGGCCGAACGAGATGAGGCCACGGTTGAAATCGGCTTCGCCCTGGTCAGTGCGTGCTTTCTCGGCGCCGTCGTATTCGCAGCCATTGTCTTTCTCTTCCAGATGCCTCCCGTCGCCGGAGCTGCTGTTGCCGGAGCCGTTGCGTTGATCCGGGTCGCCTATGTTCTCTGGCGTCATGAGGAGCGGGACCGCTGA